A region from the Caldicellulosiruptor naganoensis genome encodes:
- the glgP gene encoding alpha-glucan family phosphorylase → MKKLPTVAYFSMEFGLESNFKIYAGGLGILAGDYLKAAKDLGYPVVGVGILWKQGYNKQIVTEEYGVIDAFPIYRYDFLKDTGVKVKVRIRNRDVYCKVWKVDNFNNADLYLLDTDLPENSDRWITGQLYGWFGEERVAQEMVLGVGGVRALKKLGIEVDVYHFNEGHAVFAGLELVREYMEEKGLSFEDALKEAKKKIVFTTHTPVEAGNETHPLRLLMYMGANLNLTEEQLVYIGGSPFNMTVAALRLARISNAVSDLHRITANAMWAGVDRRSEIIGITNGVHVGTWADKRILSVKDNPQKLWETHCTLKKELLDFVEKRTGIRLREDVLTIGFARRAAPYKRSDLIFRDKEAADKMFKNDIQIIFAGKSHPLDDTGKEIVNNIIAMTKKYPGKVVFLEDYDMEIGKMLTRGCDVWLNNPRRPLEACGTSGMKAAMNGVLNVSTLDGWWPEACQHGINGWQIGDGFESKDEKQQDAHDLKSLVNVMQTEVIPTYYKNRDKWIEMMQNSINSTIDKFSAERMLKEYYEKMYIPKNLKD, encoded by the coding sequence AAGATCTACGCAGGTGGTCTTGGCATCCTAGCAGGTGACTATCTTAAAGCTGCTAAGGACTTAGGATATCCTGTTGTTGGTGTGGGTATTTTGTGGAAACAAGGATATAACAAGCAGATTGTGACAGAAGAGTATGGGGTTATTGATGCATTTCCTATCTATCGCTATGACTTTCTCAAAGACACAGGTGTTAAGGTAAAAGTCAGAATCAGAAACAGAGATGTATATTGCAAGGTTTGGAAGGTAGACAACTTCAACAATGCAGACCTTTATTTACTTGACACAGACCTTCCTGAAAATAGCGACAGGTGGATAACAGGTCAGCTCTATGGCTGGTTTGGTGAAGAAAGAGTTGCACAAGAGATGGTTTTGGGTGTTGGTGGAGTTAGGGCATTAAAAAAGCTTGGTATAGAAGTTGATGTCTATCATTTCAATGAAGGACATGCAGTGTTTGCAGGACTTGAGCTTGTAAGAGAGTACATGGAAGAAAAAGGTCTTTCATTTGAAGATGCTTTAAAAGAGGCAAAAAAGAAGATTGTATTTACAACACATACACCTGTTGAGGCAGGCAATGAAACTCATCCCTTAAGACTTCTTATGTACATGGGTGCTAATTTGAACTTGACAGAAGAGCAGCTTGTATATATTGGCGGAAGCCCATTTAATATGACAGTTGCGGCCCTTAGGCTTGCCAGAATTTCCAATGCTGTGTCTGACCTTCACAGAATTACTGCAAATGCTATGTGGGCAGGTGTTGATAGAAGAAGTGAGATTATAGGAATTACGAATGGTGTTCATGTTGGCACATGGGCAGATAAAAGAATACTTTCAGTAAAAGACAATCCTCAAAAGCTTTGGGAAACACACTGCACTTTGAAGAAAGAGCTTTTGGACTTTGTTGAAAAAAGAACTGGTATTAGGCTAAGAGAAGATGTTTTGACAATAGGGTTTGCAAGAAGAGCAGCGCCTTACAAAAGAAGCGATTTGATATTCAGAGACAAAGAAGCAGCTGATAAGATGTTCAAAAATGACATTCAAATAATCTTTGCCGGCAAAAGCCATCCACTTGATGATACAGGCAAAGAGATTGTCAATAACATCATTGCAATGACTAAAAAGTACCCAGGCAAAGTTGTGTTCTTAGAAGACTATGATATGGAAATTGGTAAGATGCTCACACGAGGTTGTGACGTTTGGCTTAACAACCCAAGAAGACCACTTGAAGCTTGTGGTACATCTGGCATGAAAGCTGCAATGAACGGCGTTTTGAATGTTTCAACACTTGATGGTTGGTGGCCAGAGGCTTGCCAACATGGGATCAACGGATGGCAGATTGGAGATGGATTTGAATCAAAAGACGAAAAGCAGCAGGATGCTCATGATCTAAAGAGCCTTGTCAATGTGATGCAGACAGAAGTCATACCCACATACTACAAAAACAGAGACAAATGGATTGAAATGATGCAAAATAGTATCAACTCAACAATTGACAAATTCTCGGCTGAGAGAATGTTAAAAGAGTACTATGAAAAGATGTATATTCCAAAAAACCTCAAGGACTGA
- a CDS encoding LacI family DNA-binding transcriptional regulator, which yields MATIKEIAKEANVSPSTVSRVLSGSKKISPETTKRVLEAIKKLGYVPNANAKGLVKKKSFTVGIFVPREPEHPFLNFFFDQILTSICAVINKFGYDILFAYTQEDKEEDLLKRLAESKKVDGFILLSSREDDFAIEYLKKIEFPFVVVGRPQKYENSVNWVDNDNVQAGFDAAEYLIKLGHKNIAFIGGPSNLIVTQDRLEGYKKALERYSIQLKNSYIRFTNYFKKSLYEIAKELLTSEDRPTAIVCMDDLIAIEVVKATRELGVEIGKEVSVISFNNSIVTEVLTPPLTTIDINISNIGHSAAELLMMDLTEPRKTYKRLIVPHKIVERKSCTNI from the coding sequence ATGGCTACAATAAAAGAAATAGCAAAGGAAGCGAATGTCTCACCTTCTACTGTCTCAAGGGTTTTATCTGGCAGTAAAAAAATCAGTCCTGAGACCACAAAACGGGTTCTCGAGGCGATTAAAAAGCTTGGGTATGTTCCAAACGCTAATGCTAAAGGTCTTGTAAAAAAGAAGTCGTTTACAGTTGGGATATTTGTGCCGAGAGAACCCGAACATCCTTTTTTAAATTTCTTCTTTGACCAGATATTAACAAGTATTTGTGCTGTAATAAACAAGTTTGGGTACGACATTCTCTTTGCGTACACTCAGGAAGACAAAGAGGAAGACCTTTTAAAAAGGCTTGCGGAGAGCAAAAAGGTTGATGGGTTTATACTTCTTTCATCGCGTGAAGATGACTTTGCAATTGAGTATTTGAAAAAAATAGAGTTTCCTTTTGTAGTTGTTGGAAGACCGCAAAAGTATGAAAATTCAGTCAACTGGGTTGACAATGACAATGTTCAGGCAGGGTTTGATGCAGCAGAGTATTTGATAAAACTTGGTCATAAAAACATTGCTTTCATTGGTGGACCGAGCAATTTGATTGTTACCCAAGACAGGCTTGAGGGATATAAAAAGGCTTTAGAAAGGTATTCAATTCAGCTGAAAAATTCATATATTCGATTTACAAACTACTTCAAAAAAAGTTTGTATGAAATTGCAAAAGAACTTCTGACATCTGAGGATAGACCAACAGCAATTGTTTGCATGGATGATTTGATAGCAATTGAGGTTGTAAAAGCAACGAGAGAATTGGGAGTTGAGATAGGAAAAGAGGTTTCGGTAATTTCATTTAACAATTCTATTGTTACAGAAGTTTTAACTCCACCACTTACAACAATTGACATAAACATATCTAACATCGGCCATTCAGCAGCTGAGCTTTTGATGATGGATTTGACAGAACCAAGGAAGACATACAAAAGATTAATTGTACCTCATAAAATTGTTGAGAGAAAATCATGTACAAATATTTAA